From Streptomyces durmitorensis, a single genomic window includes:
- a CDS encoding phage late control D family protein — MAGTGVRMQLLMGPTVVLPAPYEVVDALIGVQVWSSGRQQDAFRLTFALGKDSAVDYGLLRGGYFDPPARVSVAVAMGATFDVLINGIVTDHQVVPSDRPGASRLVVTGDDLSFELALEERSASYPGQSDAEIVEKIVTGYGLRPEVTATDDRPTESMRIPNQQGTDLDYVRRLARRNGFVFFLEPTRLPGVSTAYWGPEPRGPGGQPPLSVGMGPDANVEGPITFGFDAAGPATPQVTILEPRTGLSITIPLPASPLAALSGRPTAALRKVTARDAAHLDPVQAVMRAMAMSSDAADAVTGRGELDAVRYGRVLRPRRSVEVRGAGQSHDGGYYVQEVSHLIERGSYRQSFVLTREGLGALSTRVGLS, encoded by the coding sequence ATGGCGGGCACCGGCGTACGGATGCAGTTGCTGATGGGGCCGACGGTCGTGCTGCCGGCGCCGTACGAGGTCGTGGACGCGCTGATCGGGGTGCAGGTGTGGTCATCCGGTCGGCAGCAGGACGCGTTCCGGCTGACGTTCGCGCTGGGCAAGGACTCGGCCGTCGACTACGGGCTGCTGCGGGGCGGGTACTTCGACCCACCGGCCCGGGTCAGTGTCGCCGTCGCCATGGGGGCCACTTTCGACGTGCTCATCAACGGCATCGTCACCGATCACCAGGTGGTGCCGAGCGACCGGCCCGGAGCATCGCGGCTCGTCGTCACCGGTGACGACCTGAGTTTCGAGCTCGCCCTGGAGGAGCGGAGCGCCAGTTATCCGGGGCAGAGCGATGCCGAGATCGTCGAGAAGATCGTGACGGGGTACGGCCTGCGGCCCGAGGTCACGGCCACGGACGACAGGCCCACCGAATCCATGCGGATTCCGAACCAGCAGGGCACCGACCTCGATTACGTACGCCGGCTCGCCCGCCGCAACGGGTTCGTCTTCTTCCTGGAGCCGACCCGGCTGCCAGGCGTGAGCACCGCCTACTGGGGGCCGGAGCCGCGCGGCCCGGGTGGTCAGCCGCCGCTGTCCGTGGGCATGGGGCCGGACGCGAATGTCGAGGGGCCGATCACGTTCGGCTTCGACGCGGCAGGCCCGGCCACTCCCCAGGTCACGATCCTGGAGCCGCGGACAGGGCTGTCGATCACCATCCCGCTGCCCGCCAGTCCGCTGGCCGCCCTCAGCGGCCGCCCGACCGCCGCGCTGCGCAAGGTGACCGCCCGCGACGCGGCCCATCTCGACCCGGTCCAGGCAGTAATGCGCGCGATGGCGATGTCGAGCGACGCGGCAGACGCCGTGACCGGCCGGGGCGAGCTCGACGCCGTGCGGTACGGGAGGGTGCTGCGTCCGCGCCGTTCGGTGGAGGTGCGGGGCGCGGGGCAGAGCCATGACGGCGGCTACTACGTGCAGGAGGTCAGCCACCTCATCGAGCGCGGCAGCTATCGGCAGAGCTTCGTCCTCACGCGGGAGGGGCTCGGCGCCCTGTCCACCCGGGTGGGGCTGTCATGA
- a CDS encoding DUF4157 domain-containing protein encodes MGSTGRRSSEPAVGRSTPSTRLGRFPAPIREALTRPGQPLPSTDRQQMSQRFAWDFSHVRVHTDATAAASARSIGAAAFTVGNHIVFGAGQFAPSTPAGSRVLAHELTHTIQAHPGQTEPEIAQPSDPLEREAASNAYRIHDNIPLRISPGASHRIHRQSQDDDQGSELRTPNARVIYLDGNLIEEELKRGNENVARTLRGLLSTADVRLARWTYHELVEKPELPRTSVANRLMIEELSKQGLRVEATYPPLSQTVDRRLENDSPRPVTSELDLQLVAAARAGRGEIWSVDKVFARNGKAVEQRFGVKVATESALGSGGSGAKDYRVARQLMGLAPIDISMSGVVRRQGGTGNDSGGTSNGPMPSAKGGGSAVTPKAIPTPQGRFTDATGPRAEQGSTRALVGSPDMTPPMVFGPSPRGTAIAQGAVVALQGLNWILKAVNDAIEAERVQAALDLLQPRIAATQLQHPSHGVLLVLFFARFQPVPDSPLVPPMGLTHIEMGSGISLDEARIQWRNVDRWRNRTPGREVTTQELWIPPPQPAEISSYRTPFDKFALATFTAGTPILQDVNWGGVTGFDDEGITSLSSHRETALRFFLLSVPSTIQFFAGSLHEVSIPVEDRTVATGEAVPAVNLDPIIPGDAAAICAFPADEQTVTAFSTAPATHDNYRQLDRYPNFGMVRWVPPENVTVIRKL; translated from the coding sequence ATGGGTTCGACCGGACGACGAAGCTCTGAACCCGCGGTCGGGCGGTCCACGCCATCGACTCGACTTGGCCGATTCCCCGCGCCGATCCGAGAAGCACTGACGAGGCCCGGCCAACCACTGCCCTCGACGGATCGCCAGCAGATGTCTCAGCGCTTTGCCTGGGACTTCAGCCACGTGCGAGTGCACACCGATGCGACGGCCGCGGCATCCGCCAGGTCCATCGGCGCGGCTGCGTTCACTGTCGGTAACCACATTGTCTTCGGCGCCGGCCAGTTCGCCCCGTCCACACCCGCGGGAAGCAGAGTCCTGGCACATGAGCTCACGCACACAATCCAGGCGCATCCAGGTCAGACAGAACCCGAGATCGCCCAGCCGAGCGATCCACTGGAGAGGGAAGCAGCGAGCAACGCCTATCGAATACACGACAACATCCCGCTGCGGATATCTCCCGGTGCTTCACATCGAATTCACCGTCAGTCCCAAGACGACGACCAGGGATCCGAACTTCGCACACCGAACGCAAGGGTGATCTACCTCGACGGAAACCTGATAGAGGAGGAGCTGAAGCGAGGAAACGAAAATGTAGCAAGGACCTTGAGAGGCCTCCTGTCCACGGCTGACGTGCGACTCGCGCGATGGACATATCATGAACTGGTGGAAAAGCCAGAACTTCCACGGACGTCGGTGGCCAACAGGTTGATGATCGAAGAGCTCTCAAAGCAGGGCCTGCGCGTGGAGGCCACCTACCCACCTCTGTCGCAAACGGTGGACCGGCGACTCGAGAACGACAGCCCCCGACCGGTCACGTCGGAGCTCGACCTGCAACTCGTCGCAGCAGCACGGGCCGGCCGGGGAGAAATCTGGAGTGTCGACAAGGTTTTCGCCCGGAACGGAAAGGCGGTGGAACAGCGTTTCGGAGTGAAGGTCGCAACTGAGAGTGCACTCGGCTCCGGAGGCTCAGGAGCAAAGGACTACCGTGTCGCTCGGCAGCTCATGGGACTTGCCCCCATCGACATCTCGATGTCGGGGGTCGTCCGCAGACAAGGCGGGACAGGAAACGACTCCGGCGGGACCAGCAACGGACCCATGCCATCGGCTAAGGGTGGGGGCTCCGCAGTCACGCCAAAGGCGATACCCACGCCCCAAGGGCGCTTCACGGACGCGACAGGGCCTCGCGCGGAACAAGGCTCAACCCGGGCCTTGGTGGGCTCGCCCGACATGACTCCACCGATGGTCTTCGGGCCGTCACCACGAGGAACCGCCATTGCACAAGGCGCAGTCGTCGCCCTTCAAGGGCTCAACTGGATACTCAAGGCGGTCAATGACGCCATAGAGGCAGAACGCGTACAGGCGGCTCTCGACCTGCTACAGCCGCGCATCGCAGCGACACAGCTTCAGCACCCGTCGCACGGCGTACTCCTCGTGTTGTTCTTCGCCCGATTCCAGCCCGTGCCGGACAGCCCACTGGTCCCCCCTATGGGGTTGACACACATCGAGATGGGATCCGGGATATCTCTCGATGAAGCGCGCATCCAATGGCGCAATGTTGACCGATGGCGCAACCGGACCCCCGGCCGAGAGGTCACCACTCAGGAATTGTGGATCCCTCCGCCGCAACCAGCGGAGATTTCGTCATACCGCACACCATTCGACAAGTTCGCATTGGCTACCTTCACTGCCGGAACGCCCATTCTGCAAGATGTGAATTGGGGCGGAGTCACAGGCTTCGATGACGAAGGCATAACAAGTCTGAGTTCACACCGAGAGACAGCATTGAGATTCTTCCTGCTCAGCGTGCCGAGCACCATTCAATTCTTCGCAGGAAGTTTGCACGAAGTGTCCATTCCAGTAGAGGATCGAACGGTCGCCACCGGAGAAGCAGTTCCCGCAGTCAACCTCGACCCAATCATCCCTGGGGATGCCGCAGCCATTTGCGCATTCCCGGCCGACGAGCAGACTGTGACAGCATTTTCCACCGCTCCGGCAACACATGACAATTACAGGCAATTAGATAGGTATCCGAACTTCGGGATGGTTCGATGGGTACCCCCGGAGAACGTGACCGTGATCCGAAAACTCTGA
- a CDS encoding GPW/gp25 family protein yields MRHIDHPFRVDARGRTADTTDEGHLRDLIEQFLFTSPGERVNRPDFGSGLLRKVFEPNSPELATALEFTVQAGLQQWLGDLIEVRSLEVTAEDAALRVVLQYAVRATGEVWQETLVQGGVP; encoded by the coding sequence ATGCGGCACATCGATCATCCCTTCCGCGTCGACGCGCGCGGCCGTACCGCGGACACCACGGACGAGGGTCATCTCCGCGACCTGATCGAGCAGTTCCTGTTCACGAGTCCCGGGGAGCGGGTCAACCGGCCGGACTTCGGAAGCGGTCTGCTCCGCAAGGTCTTCGAGCCGAACAGCCCGGAGCTGGCGACCGCGCTCGAATTCACGGTCCAGGCCGGTCTGCAGCAGTGGCTGGGAGACCTCATCGAAGTGCGGTCGCTGGAGGTGACGGCGGAGGACGCGGCGCTGCGGGTCGTTCTTCAGTACGCGGTACGGGCCACTGGCGAGGTCTGGCAGGAGACTCTCGTCCAGGGCGGTGTGCCATGA
- a CDS encoding DUF4255 domain-containing protein: MSNALAVAAVTATLAHVLGEALGNQGPGEVPNVKVSTLRPDMDAATGANARGINVFLYQVTPNPAWRGDDLPTRRSDGTALTPPQQALDLHYLLSFSGNEAELEPQRLLGTAVSTLNARPVLTREVVRDAIAHALAAPVPQPYLRFADLADQVDVVRFTMLPLNFEELSKLWSTFFEVPYRLSVTYQGSVVLLTSDVPRHVALPVHSRTIDVAPLGRGPQVARAIADSGADDPITAGTPLRVEGTGLRNSITRFRIGGVEDKVPDGQVADTSLTFTLPADLRAGVHGLQILHPRAIESNVVPVVVRPVVGPGPVTTAPGASGTVDITVPLLPKVGHRQRVVVLLNGHGATSPRAYTFALPYGGEDPADSDASVAVRKADLEAGEYLVRVQVDGAESVLTIDQDRLYAAPRVTVP, from the coding sequence ATGAGCAACGCCCTGGCCGTGGCCGCGGTCACCGCCACGCTCGCTCATGTGCTCGGTGAGGCGCTCGGGAACCAGGGGCCCGGCGAGGTGCCCAATGTGAAAGTGTCCACGCTGCGGCCGGACATGGACGCTGCCACGGGAGCGAACGCCCGCGGCATCAACGTATTCCTGTACCAGGTGACGCCCAACCCGGCCTGGCGCGGCGACGACCTGCCGACGCGACGGTCCGACGGCACCGCTCTGACGCCCCCTCAACAAGCATTGGACCTCCATTACTTACTGTCCTTCTCCGGCAACGAGGCCGAGCTCGAACCCCAGCGGCTGCTGGGCACCGCGGTCAGCACCCTCAACGCGCGGCCCGTTCTCACCCGGGAGGTCGTGCGCGACGCCATCGCGCACGCTCTGGCCGCTCCTGTACCCCAGCCGTATCTGCGGTTCGCCGACCTCGCCGACCAGGTGGACGTGGTGCGCTTCACCATGCTTCCGCTCAACTTCGAGGAGCTGTCCAAGCTTTGGTCGACGTTCTTCGAGGTCCCCTACCGGCTCTCGGTGACCTATCAGGGCAGCGTCGTCCTGCTGACGAGCGACGTTCCTCGCCACGTGGCACTCCCCGTGCACTCCCGCACCATCGACGTCGCTCCCCTGGGCCGCGGCCCACAGGTCGCCCGTGCCATCGCCGACTCAGGGGCGGACGACCCGATCACCGCGGGCACGCCCCTCCGCGTCGAGGGCACCGGCTTGCGGAACTCCATCACGCGCTTCCGGATCGGCGGCGTCGAGGACAAGGTCCCGGACGGCCAAGTGGCGGACACCAGCCTCACGTTCACGCTGCCCGCCGACCTGCGCGCCGGTGTGCACGGGCTGCAGATCCTGCATCCGCGCGCGATCGAGTCCAACGTCGTGCCCGTCGTCGTACGACCGGTCGTCGGTCCAGGACCTGTGACGACGGCGCCCGGCGCGAGCGGCACCGTGGACATCACCGTGCCGCTCCTGCCGAAGGTCGGCCACCGCCAGCGCGTCGTCGTCCTGCTCAACGGCCACGGGGCCACGTCCCCCCGCGCGTACACCTTCGCGCTGCCGTACGGCGGAGAGGATCCGGCGGACTCCGACGCGTCCGTCGCCGTCCGGAAGGCGGATCTCGAGGCGGGAGAGTATCTGGTACGCGTCCAAGTGGATGGAGCCGAGAGTGTTCTGACGATAGATCAGGACCGACTCTACGCCGCGCCACGGGTCACCGTCCCATGA
- a CDS encoding phage tail sheath family protein, producing MPSALTYPGVYVEEIPSGVRTIVGVATSITAFIGRAPRGPIDDPRTINGFGDFERIYGGLWGKSSLGFAVRDFFLNGGSQAVVVRVHEGAKKTRLTLPDAFKLEAAYEGAWGNELRARVDHDVSEDVAKSYGLAKADLFNLTLQDTATGVQEIFRNVTVAESPAKVDRALENGSVLARVVMPLPPGVPKESDADLEAKALDADDAVSKPAKAALAKPPFGSDDDPRSVGLAADADKGSDGDPLVQDSFIGAGFENGKQGLYALAKVDLFNLLCIPGYTATDDVDPSLVTVAAQYCERRRAMLLVDPPSAWSTKDEARDGVTSVGTSSKNAALFFPRLRQPHPLRGGQLADFVPCGAVAGIFARTDTQRGVWKAPAGLEATLVGVPELSVLINDQENGQLNPLGVNCLRDRPPAGRVIWGARTLQGNDQLASEWKYIPVRRLALYIEESLFRGTQWVVFEPNDEPLWAQIRLNLGAFMHDLFVQGAFQGNTPAKAYFVKCDSQTTTQNDIDRGVVNILIGFAPLKPAEFVVIKLQQIAGQIQT from the coding sequence GTGCCCAGTGCGCTGACATATCCCGGGGTCTACGTAGAAGAGATCCCCAGCGGAGTCCGGACCATCGTCGGTGTGGCGACGTCCATCACCGCGTTCATCGGGAGGGCTCCTCGTGGGCCCATCGACGATCCGCGGACGATCAACGGGTTCGGGGACTTCGAGCGGATCTATGGAGGGCTCTGGGGGAAGAGCTCGCTGGGGTTCGCCGTGCGGGACTTCTTTCTCAATGGCGGGAGCCAGGCCGTCGTTGTCCGGGTGCACGAGGGCGCCAAGAAGACCCGGCTGACGCTGCCCGACGCGTTCAAGCTTGAGGCTGCGTACGAAGGTGCTTGGGGGAATGAACTGCGGGCCCGCGTCGATCACGACGTGTCCGAGGATGTGGCCAAGAGCTATGGGCTGGCCAAAGCGGATCTGTTCAATCTGACGCTCCAAGACACGGCCACCGGCGTCCAGGAGATCTTCCGCAATGTCACCGTCGCGGAGAGCCCGGCCAAGGTGGACCGCGCGCTGGAGAACGGCTCGGTCCTTGCGCGCGTCGTCATGCCGCTGCCGCCCGGTGTCCCCAAGGAGAGCGACGCGGACCTCGAGGCGAAAGCCCTCGACGCCGACGACGCGGTGAGCAAGCCCGCCAAGGCTGCGCTTGCGAAGCCGCCGTTCGGGTCCGACGATGATCCCCGGTCCGTGGGTCTCGCAGCCGACGCAGACAAGGGGAGCGACGGCGACCCGTTGGTGCAGGACAGCTTCATCGGGGCAGGGTTCGAGAACGGAAAGCAGGGCCTCTACGCCCTCGCCAAAGTCGACCTCTTCAATCTTCTGTGCATTCCGGGCTACACAGCCACCGACGACGTCGACCCCAGCCTCGTCACGGTCGCCGCCCAGTACTGCGAGCGCCGCCGCGCGATGCTCCTGGTCGATCCGCCCTCCGCGTGGAGCACCAAGGACGAGGCGCGGGACGGCGTGACCAGCGTCGGGACGAGCAGCAAGAACGCGGCGTTGTTCTTTCCGCGTCTGCGCCAGCCCCATCCGCTGCGCGGCGGCCAGTTGGCGGACTTCGTGCCGTGCGGCGCGGTCGCGGGGATCTTTGCCCGGACCGACACCCAGCGAGGCGTGTGGAAGGCGCCCGCCGGGCTCGAGGCCACGCTGGTCGGCGTGCCCGAGCTCTCCGTTCTGATCAATGACCAGGAGAATGGTCAACTCAATCCGCTCGGCGTCAACTGCCTGCGCGACAGGCCTCCCGCCGGGCGCGTGATCTGGGGCGCGAGGACCCTGCAGGGAAACGACCAACTCGCCTCCGAGTGGAAGTACATCCCCGTACGACGGCTGGCCCTCTACATCGAGGAGAGCCTCTTCCGGGGAACTCAGTGGGTCGTCTTCGAACCCAACGACGAGCCCCTCTGGGCCCAGATCCGGCTGAACCTCGGCGCCTTCATGCACGACCTCTTCGTGCAGGGCGCGTTCCAGGGGAACACCCCGGCGAAGGCGTACTTCGTGAAGTGCGACAGCCAGACCACGACCCAGAACGACATCGACCGGGGTGTCGTGAACATCCTCATCGGATTCGCGCCGTTGAAGCCGGCCGAGTTCGTGGTCATCAAGCTTCAGCAGATCGCCGGCCAGATCCAGACGTGA
- a CDS encoding ATP-binding protein, translating to MTAASMSTDDSWTEANQRYVSASLGVLKHIVGRSHEEADREETDGGDLLRLEEERVASRDAMSEPPALDRIASALALSDFERDVLLLCAGVELDSSVAAACATAHGDPVHRHATFGLTLAALPDAHWSALSPAAPLRRWHLVDLVHPQLPTTSPLRIDERVLHALAGLAYLDPRLSPLVRPVQVPEALPAALGDAAGRLASLWSDRGAHPHVQLHGPQRSDLLAVAAAGCTRAGLRPVRVRTADLHLPSAPSDRELLARLCERETVLGAVAWLLDVDEPEQAASALDFAAGTDAPLVLLAREPLCGPDSRPRGIAVSRLSPSDTRDAWTHALGTGTALRLHGGLDRVIGQFDLGVEAMRAAAEEVDRSLPAEAAGRQLWQACAAQARPTLDALTQRITPRATWGDLVLPAPQTEALHQLSAHARHRLRVLHDWGFAARGGRGLGTSALFAGPSGTGKTLAAEALAADLDLDLYRIDLSQVVSKYIGETEKNLRSVFDAAEAGGAVLLFDEADALFGKRSEVKDSHDRYANIEVSYLLQRMETYRGIAVLTTNLKDSLDSAFLRRLRFVVHFPFPDEELRAGIWRRAFPGSTPIDGLDPELLASLTITGGSIANIALSAAFLAAEDDLPVGTHHVLAAARTEYAKLEKVLTDTEVRGWVRPDDEALNPRSGGPRHRLDLADSPRRSEKH from the coding sequence ATGACCGCCGCGTCGATGAGCACGGACGACAGCTGGACCGAGGCCAATCAGCGCTATGTATCGGCATCGTTGGGCGTGCTGAAGCACATCGTGGGGAGGTCGCACGAAGAGGCGGACCGGGAAGAGACGGACGGAGGGGACCTGCTCCGCCTGGAGGAAGAACGTGTCGCCTCTCGGGACGCGATGTCGGAGCCGCCCGCCCTCGACCGCATCGCTTCAGCCCTCGCCCTGTCGGACTTCGAGCGGGATGTGCTCCTGCTGTGCGCAGGGGTGGAACTGGACTCCTCGGTGGCCGCCGCGTGCGCGACCGCGCACGGTGATCCGGTGCACCGGCACGCGACGTTCGGCCTGACGCTTGCCGCGCTGCCGGATGCCCACTGGAGTGCGCTGAGCCCGGCCGCGCCGCTGCGTCGCTGGCATCTGGTCGACCTCGTGCACCCGCAGCTGCCGACCACGAGCCCGCTGCGCATCGACGAACGGGTGCTGCACGCCCTGGCCGGCCTCGCCTACCTGGACCCGCGGCTGAGCCCTCTGGTCCGGCCGGTGCAGGTCCCCGAAGCTCTGCCGGCCGCCTTGGGGGACGCGGCCGGCAGACTGGCGTCGCTCTGGTCGGACCGGGGCGCGCATCCGCATGTCCAGCTGCACGGCCCGCAGCGCTCCGACTTGCTGGCGGTCGCCGCCGCCGGGTGCACGAGGGCGGGCTTGCGTCCGGTACGCGTTCGGACCGCTGACCTCCACCTCCCCAGCGCTCCCTCCGACCGCGAACTGCTCGCCCGGCTCTGCGAGCGGGAGACGGTGCTCGGCGCGGTGGCCTGGCTGCTGGACGTCGACGAGCCCGAACAGGCGGCGTCCGCCCTCGACTTCGCCGCCGGTACGGATGCCCCGCTCGTCCTGCTGGCCCGTGAGCCGCTGTGCGGACCCGACTCCCGCCCTCGCGGGATCGCGGTCTCCCGGCTGTCACCGTCCGACACGCGGGACGCCTGGACCCACGCCCTGGGGACCGGCACGGCGCTACGTCTCCATGGCGGGCTTGATCGAGTGATCGGCCAGTTCGACCTCGGGGTGGAGGCGATGCGGGCCGCTGCCGAGGAGGTGGACCGGAGCCTCCCCGCGGAAGCGGCGGGCCGCCAACTCTGGCAGGCCTGCGCCGCCCAGGCCCGCCCGACGCTCGACGCCCTCACGCAGCGCATCACGCCGCGGGCCACCTGGGGCGACCTGGTCCTCCCCGCACCCCAGACGGAGGCCCTGCACCAGCTCTCCGCACACGCACGGCATCGCCTGCGCGTCCTCCACGACTGGGGCTTCGCCGCGCGGGGTGGCCGCGGTCTCGGCACGAGCGCGCTCTTCGCGGGTCCGAGCGGAACGGGCAAGACGCTTGCCGCGGAGGCCCTTGCGGCGGACTTGGACCTCGACCTCTACCGCATCGACCTCAGCCAGGTCGTCAGCAAGTACATCGGTGAAACGGAGAAGAACCTCCGCTCGGTCTTCGACGCGGCGGAAGCGGGCGGCGCCGTGCTCCTCTTCGACGAGGCCGACGCGCTCTTCGGCAAGCGCAGCGAGGTCAAGGACAGCCACGACCGCTACGCCAACATAGAGGTCAGCTACCTCCTCCAACGCATGGAGACCTACCGCGGCATAGCCGTCCTCACCACGAACCTGAAGGACTCCTTGGACTCGGCCTTCCTGCGGCGCCTGCGGTTCGTTGTCCATTTCCCTTTCCCGGACGAGGAGTTGCGGGCGGGGATCTGGCGACGGGCGTTCCCCGGCAGTACCCCGATCGACGGCCTGGACCCCGAGCTGCTGGCGTCGCTCACCATCACTGGCGGGTCCATCGCCAATATCGCGTTGTCGGCGGCCTTTCTGGCCGCCGAGGATGACCTGCCCGTGGGTACCCACCATGTGCTGGCGGCTGCTCGTACTGAATACGCCAAACTCGAGAAGGTCCTCACGGACACGGAGGTGCGGGGATGGGTTCGACCGGACGACGAAGCTCTGAACCCGCGGTCGGGCGGTCCACGCCATCGACTCGACTTGGCCGATTCCCCGCGCCGATCCGAGAAGCACTGA
- a CDS encoding amidase family protein: MDTLPGVPNPPGDHFLCCWQRRSVPRSGPHPPCPERDPHPLRPKLVLPAEYDAVAGMRIALCLRLGAYDVQAEIEANTRAVARALTDAGAIVEEIELPWTKDDLLTSAAAHFSTIFGALVREIEAEHRDRMSPYAAAFADTMAVAREQVSYLDGLRVETRLQRELAEAIAPFDALICPTTAVPGLPAGDDLLGRVVVNGEDHGEPLWAAMTLPFNISNRCPVLNVPSGRSSWGLPTGVQIVGHTYDDPTAFRIGKALEQLRPWAYTPNHRPTVQPKPLVQSATD; the protein is encoded by the coding sequence ATGGACACGCTACCGGGAGTGCCGAATCCGCCTGGAGATCACTTCCTATGTTGCTGGCAACGCCGCTCGGTGCCCCGGTCAGGGCCGCACCCGCCCTGTCCTGAACGAGACCCGCACCCACTGCGCCCGAAACTCGTCCTGCCAGCCGAGTACGACGCGGTCGCCGGGATGCGCATCGCCCTGTGCCTCCGCCTGGGCGCCTACGACGTCCAGGCGGAGATCGAGGCCAACACCCGCGCCGTCGCCCGTGCCCTCACCGACGCGGGCGCGATCGTCGAGGAGATCGAACTCCCGTGGACCAAGGACGACCTCCTCACCAGTGCCGCCGCACACTTCTCCACCATCTTCGGCGCCCTCGTCCGCGAGATCGAAGCCGAGCACCGCGACCGGATGTCGCCGTACGCAGCCGCCTTCGCCGACACCATGGCTGTCGCGCGTGAGCAGGTCAGCTACCTCGACGGCCTGCGCGTGGAGACCCGGCTGCAGCGCGAACTGGCCGAGGCGATCGCTCCCTTCGACGCCCTGATCTGCCCGACCACGGCCGTACCGGGGCTGCCCGCAGGGGACGATCTCCTGGGCCGCGTGGTGGTGAACGGCGAGGACCACGGTGAGCCCCTGTGGGCGGCGATGACCCTGCCGTTCAACATCAGCAACCGCTGCCCGGTCCTCAACGTGCCCAGCGGCCGATCGAGTTGGGGCCTGCCGACTGGCGTCCAGATCGTCGGCCACACCTACGACGACCCGACCGCCTTCCGCATCGGCAAGGCCCTGGAACAGCTCCGCCCCTGGGCCTACACCCCGAACCACCGGCCGACCGTCCAGCCGAAGCCTCTCGTGCAGTCGGCCACTGACTGA
- a CDS encoding phage tail protein, translating to MAQFTVAQRRFDPYKNFKFLVKWDGQYVAGVSKVSSFKRTTEVVRHREGGDPSSSRKSPGRTEYEAITLERGITHDPRFEQWANKVWNFGSGLGAEVSLRDFRKDIIIEILNEAGQVAIAYKVYRCWVSEFQAVPDLDANANAVAIQHLKLENEGWERDYERPEPDEPTFTEPGP from the coding sequence ATGGCCCAGTTCACCGTCGCTCAGCGGCGATTCGACCCGTACAAGAACTTCAAGTTCCTGGTCAAGTGGGACGGCCAGTACGTCGCGGGCGTCAGCAAGGTGAGTTCGTTCAAGCGGACCACGGAGGTCGTGCGGCATCGCGAAGGCGGAGACCCCAGCAGCAGCCGGAAGTCCCCGGGGCGGACGGAGTACGAGGCCATCACCCTGGAGCGCGGGATCACGCACGACCCGCGGTTCGAGCAGTGGGCCAACAAGGTCTGGAACTTCGGATCGGGGCTCGGCGCCGAGGTGTCCCTGCGCGACTTCCGCAAGGACATCATCATCGAGATCCTCAACGAAGCGGGCCAGGTCGCCATCGCCTACAAGGTGTACCGCTGCTGGGTCTCCGAGTTCCAGGCCGTACCCGATCTCGACGCGAACGCCAACGCCGTGGCGATCCAGCACCTCAAGCTGGAGAACGAGGGCTGGGAGCGCGACTACGAGCGTCCGGAGCCCGACGAGCCGACCTTCACCGAGCCGGGCCCGTGA
- a CDS encoding phage baseplate assembly protein V, which translates to MSADGPAYYGKYRGVVTDNCLQDGTSDPQGRIRAKVVDVYGEDKSPWALPAVPYAANGLGLYLTPPVDAFVWIEFEHGDPHYPVWSGCFWAANQLPAARPEMKVLKTPAGTVTLDDSPNAPGITIVTAKGLKITIDQNGIEINAGKKGVIQLTDNKVTVNRDGLEVT; encoded by the coding sequence ATGAGCGCAGACGGGCCCGCCTACTACGGCAAGTACCGGGGCGTCGTCACGGACAACTGCCTCCAGGACGGCACGAGCGATCCACAGGGCCGCATCCGCGCCAAAGTCGTCGACGTGTACGGCGAGGACAAGAGTCCTTGGGCCCTGCCCGCGGTGCCGTACGCGGCCAACGGCCTCGGTCTCTATCTCACTCCTCCGGTCGACGCGTTCGTCTGGATCGAGTTCGAGCACGGCGATCCGCACTACCCCGTGTGGAGCGGCTGCTTCTGGGCGGCCAATCAACTCCCGGCCGCCAGACCGGAGATGAAGGTGCTGAAGACCCCGGCAGGGACCGTCACGCTGGACGACTCCCCGAACGCACCCGGCATCACCATCGTGACGGCCAAGGGGCTGAAGATCACCATCGACCAGAACGGCATCGAGATCAACGCCGGGAAGAAGGGCGTGATCCAGCTCACCGACAACAAGGTGACCGTCAATCGCGACGGTCTTGAGGTGACGTGA